A stretch of the Halomonas sp. CH40 genome encodes the following:
- a CDS encoding ribonuclease Z has product MNLVFLGTSAGVPTKVRNVSGLALRESKGKRWYLVDCGEGTQHQILRTRLSLTSLKAIFISHIHGDHCYGLPGLLASAAMHSRQAPLTIVAPAGVRAWLEATFEHTQLWLPFALEFICSDQLPAVEFESIAVTTTRLSHRVPCYGYSFTEKHPDAVLNIEKLRQKGVPRGPLWGQLKQGMDIEVAGERLKSDAFLTFSHPPRKIVIAGDNDQPALLREACQGAQVLVHEATYSQALAQKASDVGHSDAQRVAAFAESARLPNLVLTHFSPRYQLGSQGAPSIEDIRQEAASVYSGALHLARDLAEYRLDKTGYLAEMTVE; this is encoded by the coding sequence ATGAATCTGGTATTTCTCGGCACATCGGCAGGGGTGCCCACCAAGGTAAGAAACGTGTCCGGTCTCGCCCTGCGGGAAAGCAAGGGGAAGAGGTGGTACCTGGTGGACTGTGGTGAGGGCACCCAACATCAGATCCTGCGTACCAGACTGTCGCTTACCTCATTAAAAGCCATTTTTATCAGCCATATACACGGCGACCACTGCTATGGGCTGCCCGGCCTGCTGGCCAGTGCGGCCATGCACAGCCGGCAAGCGCCGCTGACAATTGTGGCCCCTGCGGGTGTCAGGGCGTGGCTGGAAGCCACCTTTGAACACACACAGCTATGGCTACCCTTTGCGCTGGAATTCATCTGTTCCGATCAGTTGCCCGCCGTTGAATTCGAAAGCATCGCCGTGACCACCACCCGGCTGTCACACCGGGTGCCTTGCTACGGCTACAGTTTCACGGAAAAACACCCTGATGCGGTGTTGAATATCGAAAAACTGCGCCAGAAAGGGGTGCCAAGAGGCCCTTTATGGGGCCAGCTAAAGCAGGGGATGGATATCGAGGTGGCAGGTGAACGCCTGAAAAGCGATGCGTTTCTGACGTTCAGTCATCCGCCAAGGAAAATCGTGATCGCGGGAGACAATGATCAGCCGGCATTACTGCGTGAAGCCTGCCAAGGGGCCCAGGTGCTGGTGCATGAAGCCACCTACAGCCAGGCCCTGGCCCAGAAAGCCAGTGACGTAGGGCATAGCGATGCCCAACGCGTGGCGGCTTTTGCTGAATCGGCGCGGCTTCCAAACCTGGTGCTGACCCATTTCAGCCCGCGCTATCAGCTGGGCAGCCAAGGGGCGCCCTCTATCGAGGATATCCGCCAGGAAGCCGCCAGCGTCTATTCAGGAGCGCTGCATCTGGCCCGGGATCTGGCGGAATACCGTCTGGACAAGACAGGCTATTTAGCCGAAATGACCGTCGAATAG
- a CDS encoding BCCT family transporter — MPHSPNEPPQPGGLRALGDPIVLLLSVGFIVAFLLMSLFDIDLVADSISSGFAWTALTLGTYFQLLLIATFFIAIGLALTPAAKAKIGNLDTPEMSTFKWLSIILCTLLAGGGVFFAAGEPVYHFVVTPPAFDTEAGTAEAVSDALAQSFMHWGFLAWAVLGSLTAVVLAHAHYVKGQPLQPRTLLFPVFGKRLMQGPLGGVVDACCVIALVAGTVGPIGFLATQVSFGLHELFGLPEGYIGQLIILALLASVYVASSLSGVHRGIQMLSRFNVFLALAIGAVIFIFGPTLFLVNTYAASMGAYVSEFFNMATMTADTAPAWWMQWWTVFFFAWFIGYAPLMAIFVARISRGRTVREMILAVAVLAPIATTVWFTLLGGSGIYYQLTGVIDLTEALNNFQFDVATLTVAQALPGGTLMALAILLLTTIFVATTGDSMSYAIAMVSAGHDQPNSALRAFWGIAMALMAAILLYMGAGQIGVLQQFIVITAIPVSLIILPSLWKGPQAAYAMAREQGIID, encoded by the coding sequence ATGCCTCACTCCCCGAACGAACCTCCTCAACCTGGTGGCCTACGCGCCTTGGGTGATCCTATTGTTCTGCTACTCAGCGTTGGCTTTATTGTCGCCTTTCTGCTGATGTCGTTGTTTGATATCGACCTGGTGGCCGACAGCATCAGTTCAGGCTTTGCCTGGACAGCGCTGACCCTGGGCACCTATTTCCAGCTGCTGCTGATCGCGACCTTCTTTATCGCCATTGGCCTGGCGCTAACGCCTGCCGCCAAGGCCAAGATCGGTAATCTTGATACGCCAGAAATGAGCACTTTCAAGTGGCTCTCCATCATTCTGTGCACCCTGCTGGCCGGCGGCGGTGTCTTCTTTGCTGCGGGTGAGCCGGTGTATCACTTTGTGGTCACGCCGCCCGCCTTTGATACCGAAGCCGGTACGGCGGAAGCGGTCAGCGATGCTCTGGCCCAGTCGTTCATGCACTGGGGCTTTCTGGCCTGGGCGGTGCTCGGCTCGCTGACAGCCGTGGTTCTGGCCCATGCTCACTATGTAAAGGGCCAGCCGCTGCAGCCGCGCACCCTGCTTTTTCCGGTATTCGGCAAGCGTTTGATGCAAGGCCCGCTGGGCGGTGTTGTTGATGCCTGCTGTGTGATCGCCCTGGTGGCCGGTACCGTCGGGCCGATTGGATTTCTGGCCACCCAGGTCAGCTTCGGCCTGCATGAGCTGTTTGGCCTGCCGGAAGGCTATATCGGCCAGCTGATTATCCTTGCCCTGCTGGCCAGCGTCTATGTGGCGTCGTCATTGAGCGGTGTGCACAGGGGCATTCAGATGCTTAGCCGCTTTAATGTGTTTCTGGCTCTGGCGATTGGCGCGGTGATTTTCATCTTTGGCCCGACGCTGTTTCTGGTGAACACCTATGCCGCCAGCATGGGGGCCTATGTGAGTGAATTCTTCAACATGGCCACCATGACGGCGGATACCGCACCGGCCTGGTGGATGCAGTGGTGGACGGTGTTCTTCTTTGCCTGGTTTATCGGCTATGCGCCACTGATGGCGATTTTTGTGGCACGCATTTCTCGTGGGCGCACCGTGCGCGAGATGATTCTGGCGGTCGCCGTTCTGGCGCCGATTGCCACTACCGTATGGTTCACCCTGCTGGGCGGCTCAGGTATCTATTATCAGCTGACCGGAGTGATTGACCTGACGGAAGCGCTCAACAACTTCCAGTTTGATGTCGCGACCCTGACCGTCGCCCAGGCGCTGCCCGGCGGTACCCTGATGGCACTGGCGATTCTGCTGTTGACCACCATCTTCGTGGCCACCACCGGGGATTCCATGAGCTATGCGATTGCCATGGTCAGCGCTGGCCACGACCAGCCCAACTCAGCACTGCGGGCTTTCTGGGGCATTGCCATGGCGCTGATGGCGGCCATCCTGCTCTACATGGGCGCGGGCCAGATTGGCGTGCTGCAGCAGTTTATCGTGATCACCGCCATTCCGGTGTCGCTGATCATTCTGCCGTCGCTGTGGAAAGGCCCTCAGGCGGCCTACGCCATGGCGCGTGAACAGGGCATTATCGACTGA
- the folK gene encoding 2-amino-4-hydroxy-6-hydroxymethyldihydropteridine diphosphokinase: MSQAPAQAHPERHECVISIGSNIDPDYHFAQVIEILETECDLLARTQPIRTTPVGFQAQPDFLNSAVLVATSLERPAFKAYLKKVEDRLGRVRGPIKSGPRTMDLDIVAWDGKVVDDGYHQHDYVRKPVDDLLAQAGRELLDS; this comes from the coding sequence ATGTCGCAAGCGCCCGCACAGGCCCACCCAGAACGGCACGAATGCGTCATCTCGATTGGGTCGAATATTGACCCTGACTACCATTTTGCACAGGTCATCGAGATTCTGGAGACGGAATGCGACCTGCTGGCGCGTACACAGCCGATTCGCACCACACCGGTGGGGTTCCAGGCCCAGCCAGACTTCCTCAACAGCGCCGTGCTTGTCGCGACCTCCCTTGAGCGCCCAGCCTTCAAGGCGTATCTGAAAAAGGTTGAAGATCGTTTGGGGAGAGTGCGTGGCCCGATCAAATCCGGCCCGCGGACCATGGATCTGGATATTGTGGCCTGGGACGGCAAGGTGGTGGATGACGGCTACCACCAGCATGACTACGTGCGCAAGCCCGTGGATGATCTGCTGGCACAAGCAGGCCGTGAACTGCTTGATTCATGA
- a CDS encoding SDR family oxidoreductase, which produces MSAQAALITGGATRLGRHFAEALASAGYDIALHVNSSRQEADEVAGGIRASGRDCEVFSCNFLSNAAEDDLGGLVQRVKARFPHLNVLVNSASAYEPAPIAETELAMLETQFRVNMFTPLLLTRHFANAVDEGRVVNIIDNKVAYHQYPYAAYLLSKKSLADMTRMAALEFSPRLRVNGIAPGVVLPASQRTSDYIQWRIEGIPADRQGHPDHLVQALHYLLDNAFVVGQILFVDGGESINLEGRHSENYPG; this is translated from the coding sequence ATGAGCGCTCAGGCAGCACTGATTACCGGCGGCGCCACGCGTCTTGGCCGCCACTTTGCAGAGGCATTGGCATCGGCTGGCTACGATATCGCCCTGCACGTCAACAGCTCTCGCCAGGAGGCAGACGAGGTGGCAGGGGGCATCCGCGCATCCGGCCGCGATTGCGAGGTGTTTAGCTGCAACTTTCTAAGTAACGCCGCTGAAGACGATCTGGGCGGGCTTGTTCAGCGCGTCAAAGCACGTTTCCCGCACTTGAACGTGCTGGTCAACAGCGCTTCCGCCTATGAACCAGCCCCCATCGCCGAGACAGAGCTGGCCATGCTGGAAACCCAGTTTCGCGTCAATATGTTTACTCCGCTGCTATTGACCCGCCACTTTGCTAACGCTGTCGATGAGGGCCGTGTGGTCAACATCATCGATAATAAAGTGGCCTATCACCAGTATCCCTATGCCGCCTATCTGCTGTCAAAGAAGAGCCTGGCCGATATGACCCGCATGGCGGCGCTGGAGTTTTCCCCACGCCTGCGCGTCAATGGCATCGCCCCTGGTGTGGTGTTGCCAGCCTCCCAGCGCACCAGCGATTATATCCAGTGGCGTATCGAGGGAATTCCCGCCGACCGCCAGGGTCATCCGGATCATCTGGTCCAGGCCCTGCACTATCTGCTGGATAACGCCTTTGTAGTCGGCCAGATCCTGTTTGTGGATGGCGGCGAATCCATCAACCTGGAAGGCCGCCACTCGGAAAATTACCCTGGCTGA
- the ybiO gene encoding mechanosensitive channel protein: protein MMPLRLLPWLGIWLLMTLVTITTPVLAQTADNTAQSDQASYSTLADLLENEQSRQELINLLRNQASGVAEDVQASAAQGSDMDAEDVSIPRQIAEMTSGVVGDVGEQLEQTLYIVTGLFTGEDAGTFDSSAFISASINLGLVVLATFILFVVFRQVSRPLFTKLSLWSRDGYGLTPVLRLILCVAVAALIDVLIVAFAYVGGNLIATFAIGETGGLSTRASLFLNAFLVIELIKAAVRMLFSSRYEGLRLLPISANEASYWNRWLARLVGMVGYGLMVAVPLVNYYLAPTLGQALGTLIMVFAFIYAVAVILKNRARLRDNINALARNASFTASRVTLQLFARTWHLFALLYFLMVFVLTLTRPVDALPYVLFATLQTLAAVVAGILVSSFLTQTIGRRITLSSELRQKLPLLEKRLNSYVPNALRVLRTIIAILVIMVVLDAWGAFDLPTWYASESGTQLINKLINVAFILILSIGTWLGLASLIEHKLNPDTGSGEPSARAKTLLSLFRNALAIAVVTMTSMIVLSEIGINIGPLIAGAGVLGLAIGFGAQKLVQDVITGIFIQVENAMNAGDVVTVGGVTGTAERLSIRSVGIRDLYGTYHIVPFSSVDTVSNYMREYGNHIGEYGIAYRESIDEAVEQLHLAFEDLKASEDHGFKLLAPLDVPGVVALADSSVNIRVVIKTTPGDQWSVGRAYNRLVKLRFDQAGIEIPFPHTTMYFGEDKAGKSPAANIRVLDAMPDNKKVEVRHDDPKQSLQSYSDPSNANPSGDDI, encoded by the coding sequence GTGATGCCACTAAGACTTTTGCCCTGGCTAGGCATCTGGCTGTTGATGACGCTCGTTACCATAACAACACCAGTACTGGCGCAAACTGCAGATAATACTGCTCAGAGCGATCAAGCTTCTTACAGCACGCTGGCGGATCTGCTCGAAAATGAGCAGTCCCGTCAGGAACTGATCAACTTGCTGCGTAACCAGGCATCGGGCGTTGCGGAAGATGTGCAGGCATCGGCTGCGCAAGGCAGTGATATGGACGCCGAGGATGTTTCCATTCCTCGCCAGATTGCTGAAATGACCAGTGGGGTTGTCGGTGATGTCGGCGAACAGCTGGAGCAGACGCTCTATATCGTCACCGGCCTGTTTACAGGAGAAGATGCTGGGACCTTTGATTCGTCTGCTTTTATTAGCGCCAGTATCAATCTGGGGCTGGTGGTGCTGGCGACCTTTATTCTGTTTGTTGTTTTTCGTCAGGTGAGTCGTCCACTGTTCACCAAGCTTAGCCTGTGGTCACGGGATGGCTATGGGCTGACACCCGTGCTGCGCCTGATTCTCTGCGTGGCTGTGGCCGCCTTGATTGATGTGTTGATCGTGGCCTTTGCCTATGTGGGCGGTAATTTGATTGCCACCTTTGCCATTGGCGAAACGGGTGGTCTTTCCACCCGAGCATCCCTCTTTCTGAATGCCTTTCTGGTGATTGAGCTTATCAAGGCTGCCGTGCGAATGCTGTTCTCCTCCCGCTATGAAGGGCTGCGCTTGTTGCCGATTTCCGCCAATGAAGCCTCCTACTGGAACCGCTGGCTGGCGCGGTTAGTCGGTATGGTCGGCTACGGGTTGATGGTGGCGGTGCCGCTGGTCAATTACTACCTGGCACCTACCTTGGGGCAGGCGTTGGGCACGCTTATCATGGTGTTTGCCTTTATTTATGCGGTGGCGGTGATACTCAAAAACCGCGCGCGCCTGCGCGATAACATCAATGCCTTGGCGCGCAACGCCAGCTTTACTGCCAGCCGTGTCACGCTGCAACTGTTTGCCCGTACCTGGCACCTGTTTGCCTTGCTCTACTTCCTGATGGTCTTTGTATTGACCCTGACACGCCCAGTCGATGCCTTGCCCTATGTGCTCTTTGCCACTCTGCAAACCCTGGCAGCCGTAGTGGCAGGCATTCTGGTCTCGTCTTTCCTGACCCAGACCATCGGGCGGCGTATCACCCTGTCCAGCGAACTGCGCCAGAAACTGCCGCTGCTGGAAAAACGCCTGAACAGCTACGTGCCCAATGCGCTGCGGGTATTGCGCACCATTATCGCCATTCTGGTGATCATGGTGGTGCTGGACGCCTGGGGGGCCTTTGATCTGCCCACCTGGTATGCCTCGGAAAGCGGTACCCAACTGATCAACAAGCTGATTAATGTTGCCTTTATCCTGATCCTGTCGATTGGTACCTGGTTAGGGCTTGCCAGCCTGATCGAGCATAAGTTGAACCCGGATACTGGCAGCGGTGAGCCATCGGCACGGGCCAAGACGTTGCTTAGCCTGTTCCGTAATGCCCTGGCAATTGCCGTAGTCACCATGACCAGCATGATAGTGCTGTCGGAAATCGGCATTAATATTGGCCCCTTGATCGCCGGTGCCGGTGTCTTGGGTTTGGCGATTGGTTTTGGTGCCCAGAAGCTGGTGCAGGATGTGATTACCGGTATCTTCATCCAGGTGGAAAATGCCATGAATGCTGGCGATGTGGTCACCGTGGGCGGCGTTACTGGTACGGCGGAAAGGCTCAGCATCCGCTCGGTGGGTATCCGTGATCTTTACGGCACCTATCATATTGTGCCGTTTTCCAGCGTGGATACCGTCTCCAACTATATGCGTGAATACGGTAACCATATTGGCGAGTACGGTATTGCCTACCGTGAAAGCATTGATGAAGCGGTTGAACAGCTGCATCTGGCCTTTGAGGATCTTAAAGCCAGCGAGGATCATGGCTTTAAACTGCTGGCACCTCTGGATGTGCCCGGCGTGGTGGCTCTGGCCGACAGCTCGGTCAATATCCGGGTGGTCATCAAGACCACCCCTGGCGATCAGTGGTCGGTAGGGCGCGCCTACAACCGTCTGGTCAAGCTGCGCTTTGATCAGGCCGGTATCGAGATTCCCTTCCCGCATACCACCATGTATTTCGGTGAAGACAAAGCCGGCAAGTCTCCAGCCGCCAATATCCGCGTGCTGGATGCCATGCCTGACAACAAGAAGGTCGAGGTGCGCCATGATGATCCAAAGCAGAGCCTGCAAAGCTACTCCGATCCATCAAACGCCAACCCATCAGGCGATGATATCTAG
- a CDS encoding DedA family protein, translating to MLSLFLVALASATLLPGGSEIWLARLWCLGEPVVWLWVVATLGNTLGSLVNVWMGRYARRFQHRRWFPATPEGLARAESWYHRLGEASLLLSWLPVVGDPLTVLAGVFRLPWWRAVVWILVAKGGRYALVLLLAHHWLAPLC from the coding sequence GTGCTGAGCCTGTTTCTGGTGGCCCTGGCAAGTGCCACCTTGCTGCCGGGTGGGTCGGAAATCTGGCTGGCGCGGCTGTGGTGTCTGGGGGAACCGGTTGTCTGGCTGTGGGTGGTGGCGACCTTGGGCAATACCCTGGGCAGCCTGGTTAACGTCTGGATGGGCCGCTATGCCCGGCGCTTTCAGCATCGGCGCTGGTTCCCTGCTACTCCTGAGGGCCTGGCCAGGGCCGAGAGCTGGTATCATCGGCTAGGTGAAGCCAGCCTGCTGCTTTCCTGGCTGCCAGTCGTCGGTGACCCCTTGACGGTGCTGGCCGGTGTGTTCCGCCTGCCCTGGTGGCGAGCAGTTGTATGGATACTGGTTGCCAAAGGGGGCCGCTATGCACTGGTGCTGCTATTGGCCCACCACTGGTTAGCGCCACTTTGCTGA
- a CDS encoding helix-turn-helix domain-containing protein, translating into MNEVKRRTAGRPAGSNKVSGGHSQSLVRGLTLLEYLALSPRGLALSELAEMAELAPSTTHRLLQALQSQGFVSQENEQGLWRIDVKTFRIGNSFLEARDFVATSRPYLRRLTRDSGETANLGIRDGTAAVFLAQHESPQMMRMITRLGSRAPLHASGVGKALLAWMADDERNQLLANHKLTPVTANTLATPSALEQEMASIRRAGFACDREEHAIGLHCVAACIHDEHGHPLAAISVSGPVARIPDTRLAELGQLVRSTAAEVTAQLGGHLPASW; encoded by the coding sequence AGAACCGCCGGGCGACCTGCTGGCAGCAACAAGGTCAGCGGTGGCCATAGTCAATCATTGGTGCGTGGCCTGACACTGCTTGAATACCTGGCGTTAAGCCCGCGTGGGCTGGCACTTTCTGAGCTGGCGGAAATGGCCGAGCTAGCGCCTTCCACCACCCACCGGCTGCTGCAGGCGTTGCAAAGTCAGGGGTTTGTCAGCCAGGAAAACGAACAGGGCCTATGGCGGATCGACGTCAAGACATTCCGTATCGGCAACAGTTTTCTGGAAGCACGGGATTTTGTTGCCACCAGCCGCCCCTATCTGCGCCGACTGACCCGCGACAGCGGGGAAACCGCCAACCTCGGCATTCGTGATGGTACTGCGGCAGTGTTTCTCGCCCAGCATGAATCCCCGCAAATGATGCGTATGATTACCCGCCTCGGCTCGCGGGCACCTTTACATGCCTCCGGGGTGGGCAAGGCACTGCTGGCCTGGATGGCCGATGATGAGCGCAATCAGCTGCTGGCGAATCATAAGCTGACGCCGGTCACTGCCAATACACTGGCAACGCCCAGTGCCCTGGAGCAGGAAATGGCCAGCATCCGGCGCGCGGGGTTTGCCTGTGACCGTGAAGAGCATGCCATTGGCCTGCACTGTGTCGCGGCATGTATCCACGACGAGCACGGCCACCCGCTGGCGGCCATTTCGGTGTCCGGGCCGGTGGCGCGGATTCCGGATACCCGCCTGGCTGAGCTTGGCCAACTGGTACGCTCAACGGCTGCAGAAGTGACCGCTCAGCTGGGTGGCCATCTTCCTGCGTCCTGGTAA